Proteins co-encoded in one Arthrobacter globiformis genomic window:
- a CDS encoding carbohydrate ABC transporter permease, translating into MSATARDLVPPESRAPSGASARRVRSGKVRRLSKRDKAVLSLMVGIPTLIQLVFVWLPTVMSVWLSFTRWNGLALTDIRPAGADNYQYISQDYPPFWPAIQHNLLWLAFLALVATPLGLLLAVLLDQQIRGSRIYQSIFFTPVMLSLALIGIIWQLFYQRDNGLLNFLLGTSGTPQAVDWFGDSSVNIWAAMIAATWRHAGYVMLLYLAGLKGVDPSLKEAAAIDGASAVQTFFRVVFPAMRPINIVIVVITIIESLRAFDVVYVINRGTNGLELLSALVIQNLVGEGQVIGVGSALAVVLLVISLVPIVFYLSRTFGKENRA; encoded by the coding sequence ATGAGCGCAACAGCAAGAGACCTGGTCCCGCCGGAGTCCAGGGCACCCTCCGGGGCGTCGGCGAGGCGGGTCCGCAGCGGGAAGGTCCGCCGGCTCTCCAAACGGGACAAGGCTGTCCTGTCCCTCATGGTGGGCATACCCACCCTCATCCAGCTGGTGTTTGTTTGGCTGCCCACGGTGATGTCCGTGTGGCTGAGCTTCACGCGATGGAACGGACTCGCCCTGACCGACATCAGGCCGGCAGGCGCCGACAACTACCAGTACATCTCCCAGGATTACCCGCCGTTCTGGCCTGCCATCCAGCACAACCTGCTGTGGCTGGCCTTCCTGGCCCTGGTGGCCACCCCGCTGGGCTTGCTGCTGGCGGTACTCCTGGACCAGCAGATCCGCGGCAGCAGGATCTACCAGAGTATTTTCTTCACGCCCGTGATGCTGTCGCTGGCGCTGATCGGCATCATCTGGCAGCTGTTCTACCAGCGGGACAACGGCCTGCTGAACTTCCTGCTCGGAACCTCGGGAACGCCGCAGGCCGTTGACTGGTTCGGGGATTCCTCGGTGAACATCTGGGCAGCCATGATCGCCGCCACATGGCGGCACGCCGGCTATGTCATGCTGCTGTACCTGGCGGGCCTCAAGGGCGTGGACCCCAGCCTGAAGGAAGCGGCAGCGATCGACGGGGCCAGCGCGGTGCAGACCTTCTTCCGCGTGGTGTTCCCGGCCATGCGGCCCATCAACATCGTCATCGTCGTCATCACCATCATCGAATCGCTGCGGGCGTTCGACGTCGTCTACGTCATCAACCGCGGCACCAACGGCCTCGAGCTCCTCAGCGCCCTGGTGATCCAGAACCTCGTGGGCGAAGGCCAGGTGATCGGCGTCGGGTCCGCCCTTGCGGTGGTCCTGCTGGTCATCTCCCTCGTCCCTATCGTGTTCTACCTCAGCCGCACCTTCGGCAAGGAGAACAGGGCATGA
- a CDS encoding DeoR/GlpR family DNA-binding transcription regulator: protein MLPAARHQSIVDAVRRERVVRVSDLAQQLGVSLMTVRRDIEMLEESGQVERIHGGAKLPGDASTHEPGFELKSTQLTAQKRAIALEAAALVHEGMAVALSAGTTTWALAKELANGPRITAVTNSVKIADLFHHASASGSGRHASTVILIGGERTPSDALVGPIATAALRQLHLDLLFLGVHGMDADAGYTTPNLLEAETNRAFIAASRKVVVLADHTKWGTQGISTIAKLEEADEVICDSGLSPDAQRILRDRVGRLRLV from the coding sequence ATGCTTCCCGCGGCCCGTCACCAGTCCATAGTGGACGCCGTCAGGCGCGAGCGGGTGGTCCGCGTGTCGGATCTCGCGCAGCAGCTGGGAGTGTCCCTAATGACGGTGCGCCGCGACATCGAGATGCTGGAGGAAAGCGGCCAGGTGGAGCGGATCCACGGCGGTGCCAAACTGCCCGGGGATGCCAGCACACACGAGCCCGGGTTCGAACTGAAGTCCACCCAGCTGACCGCGCAGAAACGCGCCATCGCCCTGGAAGCCGCCGCCCTGGTCCACGAGGGCATGGCGGTTGCCCTGAGCGCGGGCACCACCACCTGGGCGCTGGCCAAGGAACTCGCCAACGGCCCCCGGATCACCGCGGTGACCAACTCAGTGAAGATCGCCGACCTCTTTCACCATGCCTCGGCATCGGGGTCCGGGCGCCACGCCTCAACGGTGATCCTCATCGGCGGCGAGCGCACGCCGTCGGACGCCCTGGTGGGCCCCATCGCGACCGCGGCGCTGCGCCAACTGCACCTGGACCTGCTGTTCCTCGGCGTGCACGGCATGGACGCGGACGCGGGCTACACCACACCCAACCTCCTGGAGGCTGAAACCAACCGGGCGTTCATCGCCGCCTCGCGCAAGGTGGTGGTCCTGGCGGACCATACCAAGTGGGGCACCCAGGGAATCAGCACCATCGCCAAGCTTGAGGAAGCCGACGAGGTGATCTGCGATTCCGGCCTGTCCCCCGACGCCCAGCGGATCCTCCGCGACCGGGTGGGCCGGCTGAGGCTCGTTTAG
- a CDS encoding ABC transporter substrate-binding protein → MAPHPEASTSAGPARRTFLKTIGVSAAGLAGVPLLAACTGGSGPSAGGSESSGLSFGSGSSDEVPKKAYQAVTDAFTQKTGKTVRTNVVPHNDFQNKINSYLQGSPDDAFTWFAGYRMQFYAGKGLLAPVDDVWSKIGGNFSDALKKASTGPDGKMYFVPNYNYPWGFFYRKSLWADKGYEVPETFDALKTLAAKMKADGIIPIGFADKDGWPAMGTFDYINMRANGYQFHVDLCAHKESWDQKKVTDVFDTWSALLPFQDPAALGQTWQDAARALAAKKTGMYLLGSFVTQQFTDPAVLKDIDFFAFPEIAAEGRDAVEAPIDGLLLSTKGGGNAAAHQFMEFIGTPEGQDIYASVDASNIATAKGADTSKFTPLNKKCADTIAQAKSISQFFDRDALPAMANNVMIPALQTFLKDGKMDVKNLEAQAKSLYAAQ, encoded by the coding sequence ATGGCACCACATCCGGAAGCGTCCACCAGCGCCGGGCCAGCCCGGCGGACATTCCTCAAGACTATTGGCGTGAGTGCTGCCGGCCTGGCCGGCGTACCACTGTTGGCGGCGTGCACCGGAGGCAGCGGGCCGTCCGCCGGAGGCTCGGAATCCTCCGGCCTGTCGTTCGGCTCCGGCTCCTCCGACGAAGTTCCCAAGAAGGCGTACCAGGCGGTGACCGACGCTTTCACCCAGAAGACGGGCAAGACAGTCCGCACCAACGTGGTACCGCACAACGACTTCCAGAACAAGATCAACTCCTACCTGCAGGGCTCGCCGGATGACGCCTTTACCTGGTTCGCCGGCTACAGGATGCAGTTCTATGCTGGCAAGGGGCTCCTGGCGCCAGTTGATGACGTCTGGAGCAAGATCGGCGGCAACTTCTCCGACGCGCTGAAGAAGGCCTCCACCGGCCCGGACGGGAAGATGTACTTCGTCCCCAACTACAACTATCCGTGGGGCTTCTTCTACCGGAAGAGCCTGTGGGCCGACAAGGGTTACGAGGTGCCGGAAACCTTCGATGCCCTCAAGACCCTGGCGGCCAAGATGAAGGCCGACGGCATCATTCCGATCGGTTTTGCGGACAAGGACGGCTGGCCCGCCATGGGCACGTTCGACTACATCAACATGCGCGCCAACGGATACCAGTTCCACGTGGATCTGTGCGCCCACAAGGAGTCCTGGGACCAAAAGAAGGTGACGGACGTTTTCGATACCTGGTCCGCGCTGCTGCCCTTCCAGGATCCTGCAGCGCTCGGCCAGACCTGGCAGGACGCCGCGAGGGCGCTGGCTGCCAAGAAGACGGGCATGTACCTGCTCGGCTCCTTCGTCACGCAGCAGTTCACGGATCCTGCAGTGCTGAAGGACATCGATTTCTTCGCGTTCCCGGAGATCGCCGCCGAAGGGCGGGATGCGGTGGAGGCTCCCATCGACGGGCTGCTGCTGTCCACCAAGGGCGGCGGGAACGCGGCCGCGCACCAGTTCATGGAATTCATCGGCACCCCCGAGGGCCAGGACATCTACGCCTCGGTGGACGCCTCCAACATCGCCACGGCCAAGGGCGCGGACACCTCCAAGTTCACGCCGCTGAACAAGAAATGTGCGGACACCATCGCGCAGGCCAAGTCCATCAGCCAGTTCTTTGACCGTGACGCCCTGCCCGCCATGGCCAACAACGTCATGATCCCGGCCCTGCAGACCTTCCTCAAGGACGGCAAGATGGACGTCAAGAACCTTGAGGCACAGGCCAAGTCACTGTACGCGGCCCAGTAG
- a CDS encoding carbohydrate ABC transporter permease: MSAAVSPGTETGRSGSKPKRHYGTHVFLTAMAVMWLIPLLWAVFTALRPIASTNEHGYFSVAGDFNFDNFIQAWSQGGFAKYLWNSVIICVPAVLLVLFFASMMAFAVSRVNWKFNVTLLIMFTAGNLLPPQVLAAPLFEMAKHFQVPYSFSDSGNMLNTYIIVIAVNMAFQMGFCTFVLSNYMKALSADLTEAALVDGAGIWRQYREIIMPLCRPAFAALATLEVIFIYNDFFWPLLFIQSGDRLPVTTAINNLQGEFLNNYNLLAAGAVITVIPTLIVYLLLQRQFVAGLTLGSSKG; the protein is encoded by the coding sequence ATGAGCGCCGCAGTCTCCCCCGGCACGGAAACCGGACGCTCCGGCAGCAAGCCGAAGCGGCACTACGGCACCCATGTCTTCCTGACGGCCATGGCGGTCATGTGGCTGATCCCCCTGCTCTGGGCCGTGTTCACCGCCCTGCGGCCGATCGCATCGACCAACGAGCATGGCTACTTCAGCGTGGCCGGCGACTTCAACTTCGACAACTTCATCCAGGCCTGGTCCCAGGGCGGCTTCGCCAAATACCTCTGGAACTCGGTGATCATCTGCGTTCCGGCGGTACTGCTGGTGCTCTTTTTCGCGTCCATGATGGCGTTTGCCGTCAGCCGGGTGAACTGGAAGTTCAACGTCACACTGCTCATCATGTTCACGGCGGGAAACCTGCTGCCGCCCCAGGTGCTGGCCGCCCCGCTGTTCGAGATGGCCAAGCACTTCCAGGTGCCCTACTCCTTCAGCGATTCGGGCAACATGCTGAACACGTATATCATCGTCATCGCCGTCAACATGGCGTTTCAGATGGGGTTCTGCACCTTCGTGCTGTCCAACTACATGAAGGCGCTCTCCGCCGACCTGACAGAGGCCGCACTCGTGGACGGTGCCGGCATCTGGCGCCAGTACCGGGAAATCATCATGCCGCTGTGCCGTCCCGCCTTCGCGGCCCTTGCCACGCTGGAAGTCATCTTCATCTACAACGATTTCTTCTGGCCCCTGCTGTTCATCCAGAGCGGCGACCGGCTGCCCGTCACCACGGCCATCAACAACCTCCAGGGCGAGTTCCTGAACAACTACAACCTGCTGGCGGCCGGCGCCGTCATCACGGTAATCCCCACCCTGATTGTTTATCTGCTCCTGCAGCGGCAGTTTGTTGCGGGCCTGACTCTTGGTTCGAGCAAGGGCTAG
- a CDS encoding LacI family DNA-binding transcriptional regulator: protein MTIPAVPAPRTQVTRKDVARYAGVSTAVVSYVVNGGPKKVAPATQAKVQEAIRQLGYRPNAAARALKLGSSETIGLVIPDNSNPFFSMLAHAVEDAAGALGYALVLTNSDGDLAKERRNIRNLAARQVDGVVLASVLFEPDLADLETAEIPSVLLSHSGSSAGVTTVGVDLAKGARTAVEHLIGHGHTNIGLAMGTTTGNEADAREEGWVQALRDAGLPEGPIARSAFTRVGGYAAGKRFLASGHRPTAVFASSDMQAIGILRAFHEAGLSVPEDIALVSFDGSEDAEYSWPMLTTVEQPVRDMAEAAVRALVGADRAEPAQHRVFPTKLLVRQSCGCP from the coding sequence ATGACCATTCCGGCAGTGCCCGCCCCGCGGACCCAGGTGACACGCAAGGATGTTGCCCGGTACGCCGGGGTGAGCACCGCCGTCGTCAGTTACGTGGTGAACGGTGGGCCGAAGAAGGTGGCGCCCGCCACCCAAGCGAAGGTCCAGGAAGCCATCCGGCAGCTGGGCTACCGCCCCAACGCGGCTGCGCGGGCCCTGAAGCTGGGGTCCAGCGAAACGATCGGCTTGGTCATTCCGGACAACAGCAACCCGTTCTTCTCGATGCTGGCCCATGCCGTGGAGGACGCGGCCGGGGCACTGGGGTACGCCCTGGTGCTGACGAACTCGGACGGCGACTTGGCCAAGGAGCGCCGGAACATCCGGAACCTGGCCGCCCGGCAGGTGGACGGCGTGGTGCTCGCCAGCGTCCTGTTCGAGCCGGACCTTGCCGACCTGGAGACCGCGGAGATCCCGTCGGTGCTCCTGAGCCACAGCGGGAGTTCGGCCGGGGTCACCACCGTGGGAGTGGACCTGGCCAAGGGGGCGCGCACCGCCGTCGAGCATTTAATCGGTCATGGCCACACCAACATCGGCCTGGCCATGGGCACCACCACCGGCAATGAAGCGGATGCCCGCGAAGAGGGCTGGGTGCAGGCACTCAGGGACGCCGGGTTACCGGAAGGCCCCATTGCCCGCAGCGCCTTCACTCGGGTTGGCGGCTACGCCGCAGGGAAGCGGTTCCTGGCGTCCGGGCATCGGCCCACCGCCGTCTTCGCCAGCTCCGACATGCAGGCCATCGGCATCCTCCGTGCGTTCCATGAGGCTGGCCTGTCCGTCCCGGAGGACATAGCGCTGGTCTCGTTCGACGGTTCGGAGGACGCGGAGTACTCCTGGCCAATGCTGACCACCGTGGAGCAGCCCGTGCGGGACATGGCGGAGGCAGCCGTCCGGGCGCTCGTCGGAGCGGACCGCGCCGAGCCGGCACAGCACCGCGTATTTCCGACGAAGCTCCTCGTCAGGCAGTCCTGCGGCTGCCCGTGA